One genomic region from Euleptes europaea isolate rEulEur1 chromosome 6, rEulEur1.hap1, whole genome shotgun sequence encodes:
- the LOC130479603 gene encoding zona pellucida sperm-binding protein 1-like, with protein MHNELRFLLSFGLCNGQGNFWRVSSLAPQHRYDCGEYGMQLLVFRSQGQSIRFKVVDEFRTAFEVTNCSSCLHWITSNEDGAAIFSAGYNGCHVLKKDGRNHLKVQIEELARNGRVAATHDIDMVCPKPEHIPTPDGNMHHVPPQPGPVRPRPAQPQPGPVRPRPAQPQPGPVRPRPAQPQPGPVRPQPAQPQPPQPGPLPQLYPSIYNIGSPLTQEQCQVSSGKVPCAVAQGPAACYQAGCCYNEGDQTAQCYYGNTVTVQCLQDGHFILVVSRHMLDYPVILESVRLSYTQAGCDPMRRTEDFLVFHFPLTQCGTTVQVTGGRLIYENQLVSGIAILSGPDGSITRDSTFILHARCIYNAADFLPVQAEVLLPPTPAPVSQMGPLRLELRIATDVSYKSYYSDGNYPVMKVLGDPVYMEVRILQRMDPSLVLVLHDCWATPSTNPFEQLQWPILVDGCPFEGDNYRTQRVPLGPASSELPFPTHYQRFIISTFTFVESGSQVVLDGLVYLFCSVSVCYPSPLEPCRTSCQRPVASNMVSSVNVTLMYMVVLSLLGVILFVAVLVVWKKSRTTSRMTKL; from the exons GATTATGTAACGGACAAGGTAACTTCTGGAGGGTTAGTTCCTTGGCCCCACAGCATCGCTATGATTGTGGTGAATATGGCATGCAGTTGCTTGTGTTTCGTAGCCAGGGTCAAAGCATCCGCTTTAAAGTTGTGG ATGAGTTCAGAACAGCCTTTGAAGTTACAAATTGTTCCAGCTGCCTTCATTGGATCACATCAAATGAAGAtggggctgccattttctctgctgGCTACAATGGCTGCCACGTACTGAAAAAG GATGGCCGCAACCACTTGAAAGTCCAAATAGAGGAGCTGGCGAGAAATGGCCGTGTTGCTGCTACTCATGACATCGATATGGTCTGCCCTAAGCCAGAGCACATTCCAACACCAGATGGCAACATGCATCACGTGCCACCCCAGCCTGGCCCGGTGCGCCCGCGGCCTGCTCAGCCCCAGCCTGGCCCGGTGCGCCCGCGGCCTGCTCAGCCCCAGCCTGGCCCGGTGCGCCCGCGGCCTGCTCAGCCCCAGCCTGGCCCGGTGCGCCCGCAGCCTGCTCAGCCCCAGCCACCACAGCCCGGCCCACTGCCTCAGCTCTATCCTTCAATATACAACATAG GTTCCCCGCTAACACAGGAGCAGTGCCAGGTTTCATCTGGGAAGGTTCCCTGTGCAGTTGCACAAGGACCAGCTGCTTGTtaccaggcaggatgctgttatAATGAAGGGGACCAAACTGCTCAGTGTTACTATGGCAACACAG TCACTGTTCAGTGTCTTCAGGATGGTCACTTCATCCTGGTTGTCTCCAGGCATATGTTGGACTACCCAGTTATCCTCGAAAGTGTCAGGCTGTCTTACACCCAAGCAGGGTGTGATCCCATGAGAAGAACAGAGGATTTCCTGGTCTTCCACTTTCCCCTGACACAGTGTGGCACAACAGTCCAG GTGACTGGTGGTAGATTGATATATGAAAATCAGCTGGTATCTGGCATTGCCATCTTAAGTGGGCCAGACGGCTCTATCACACGAGACAGCACTTTCAT TCTCCATGCTCGCTGCATCTACAATGCCGCTGACTTCCTGCCAGTCCAGGCTGAAGTCCTCTTGCCTCCCACCCCAGCTCCAGTTTCCCAGATGGGGCCTCTCCGGCTTGAACTGCGCATTGCTACAG ATGTCAGCTACAAATCCTATTACTCGGATGGAAATTATCCTGTGATGAAGGTACTCGGGGACCCTGTGTACATGGAGGTTCGCATCCTGCAGAGAATGGACCCATCCCTGGTTCTGGTTCTGCATGACTGTTGGGCTACTCCCAGCACTAATCCCTTTGAGCAGCTGCAGTGGCCGATCCTGGTGGACGG GTGCCCATTTGAAGGAGACAACTACAGAACCCAGCGGGTGCCCCTGGGGCCTGCCTCATCCGAGCTGCCATTTCCCACTCACTACCAGCGCTTCATCATTTCTACTTTCACATTTGTGGAGTCTGGCTCTCAAGTGGTGCTTGATGGCTTG gtGTATCTCTTCTGTAGTGTGTCTGTCTGCTACCCCTCACCACTAGAACCATGCAGGACCTCATGCCAAAGGCCAGTGGCTTCAa ACATGGTCTCCAGTGTGAATGTGACCCTGATGTACATGGTGGTGCTGTCATTGTTGGGTGTAATCCTGTTTGTTGCTGTGCTAGTGgtctggaagaaaagcaggacgACAAGCAGGATGACAAAGCTCTAA